One segment of Drosophila ananassae strain 14024-0371.13 chromosome 3R, ASM1763931v2, whole genome shotgun sequence DNA contains the following:
- the LOC6497185 gene encoding uncharacterized protein LOC6497185, with protein sequence MAVARVIFLAAIVAVMASICSAAGLLYTFFPSIISEFYSQVPIQGGYRFNQEEPTGNKRQDIGVILYPGRDQQELLDLLRGPDTQTTTMYTADKSGYKVLNEMKNRTLAGSTLKAATG encoded by the exons ATGGCAGTGGCAAGAGTG attttcttAGCCGCCATAGTGGCCGTAATGGCTTCCATTTGCTCGGCCGCCGGTCTCCTGTACACCTTTTTTCCATCCATCATATCCGAGTTCTACAGCCAAGTTCCAATACAAGGTGGATACCGTTTCAA TCAGGAGGAGCCCACTGGCAACAAGCGCCAGGACATAGGAGTCATATTGTATCCAGGAAGAGATCAGCAGGAGCTCCTTGACCTCCTCCGTGGTCCTGACACCCAGACCACGACCATGTACACGGCCGACAAAAGTGGTTACAAGGTTTTGAACGAAATGAAAAACCGCACATTAGCCGGAAGCACTCTGAAAGCTGCTACGGGCTAG
- the LOC6498348 gene encoding catalase: MCSRDPASNQLIDFKNNDSEAPKECTTSSGAPIGVKDAIQTVGPRGPALLQDFHFLDEMMSFDRERIPERVAYAKGAGAFGYFECTHDITKFCAASIFDKVKKRTAIAMRFSVACGENGSADTVREQRGFSLKFYTDDGIWDIVGCNMPVYYLRDPSLFPSLIHAQKRNPQTHLRDPDMFWDFMTLRPETLHALVIYFSDRGTPDGYRHMHGYGVHTYRMVNASGETQYVKFHFKTDQGIKNLDSRRCEELMSHDPDYSIRDLYNSIKKGNYPSWSMYIQVMLNEEAKKCRFNPFDATKVWPQKDYPLIPVGKIILDRNPTNYFTEIEQLAFSPAHMVPGIEASPDKMLQGRLFSYGDTQRHRLGGNYMQIPVNCPYRVNVRNFQRDGPMTVTDNQNGAPNYFPNSFCGPKESSRALALQTCCPLTGDVYRFMSGDTEDNFSQVTDFWTYTLDNCGRKRLIRNLSDHLTEASQFLQERAVKLFTMVHSDFGRLMTEALNTARISKF; encoded by the exons ATGTGTTCCCGCGATCCGGCCTCGAATCAGTTAATCGACTTCAAGAACAATGACTCCGAGGCGCCGAAGGAGTGCACCACCTCCAGCGGCGCCCCTATTGGGGTGAAGGACGCCATCCAAACAGTTGGGCCAAGAGGACCGGCTCTGCTCCAGGACTTCCACTTCCTGGACGAGATGATGTCCTTCGATCGGGAGCGCATCCCGGAACGGGTGGCCTATGCCAAGGGAGCTGGGGCTTTCGGGTACTTCGAGTGCACCCACGACATCACCAAGTTCTGTGCTGCGTCCATCTTCGACAAGGTGAAGAAGCGCACCGCCATCGCCATGAGGTTCTCGGTGGCCTGTGGGGAGAACGGATCAGCCGATACGGTGCGAGAGCAGCGAGGATTCTCCCTGAAGTTCTACACGGACGACGGCATCTGGGACATTGTGGGCTGCAACATGCCAGTGTACTATTTGAGGGATCCCTCATTGTTCCCCAGCCTGATCCATGCCCAGAAGCGCAATCCGCAGACGCATCTCCGGGATCCGGACATGTTCTGGGACTTTATGACCCTACGGCCGGAGACCCTGCACGCCCTGGTCATCTACTTCAGCGACCGGGGCACCCCCGACGGCTACCGGCACATGCACGGCTACGGAGTTCACACCTATCGGATGGTGAACGCCAGTGGCGAGACGCAGTACGTCAAGTTCCACTTCAAGACGGATCAGGGCATCAAGAACCTCGATAGCCGGCGGTGTGAAGAGCTCATGTCCCATGATCCGGACTACTCCATCAGGGATCTGTATAACTCGATCAAGAAAGGCAACTATCCCAGCTGGAGCATGTACATCCAG GTGATGCTCAACGAGGAGGCCAAGAAGTGCCGCTTCAATCCCTTCGATGCCACCAAGGTGTGGCCCCAGAAGGACTACCCCTTGATACCAGTCGGCAAGATCATCCTCGACCGTAATCCCACCAACTACTTCACGGAGATCGAGCAGCTGGCCTTCAGTCCGGCCCACATGGTGCCGGGAATTGAGGCGTCGCCGGACAAGATGCTCCAGGGCAGACTCTTCTCCTACGGCGACACCCAGCGCCATCGCTTGGGCGGCAACTACATGCAGATACCCGTTAACTGTCCCTACAGGGTCAATGTTAGGAACTTCCAGCGGGACGGGCCCATGACGGTGACCGACAATCAGAACGGTGCTCCCAACTACTTCCCCAACTCGTTCTGTGGCCCCAAGGAGAGCTCCCGGGCCCTGGCCCTGCAGACCTGTTGTCCCCTGACCGGGGATGTCTACCGGTTCATGAGCGGCGACACCGAGGACAACTTCAGCCAGGTGACCGACTTCTGGACTTACACGCTGGACAACTGCGGCCGGAAGCGGCTCATCCGCAACCTGTCCGATCACCTCACCGAGGCTAGCCAGTTTCTGCAGGAGCGGGCCGTCAAGCTCTTCACCATGGTCCACTCCGACTTTGGCCGCCTGATGACCGAAGCCCTGAACACGGCCAGGATCTCCAAGTTTTAG